One window from the genome of Halomicrobium zhouii encodes:
- a CDS encoding molybdopterin molybdotransferase MoeA, translating into MTAVGERTAVDDARAALLDLITPVEETESLPVAEADDRIIATDIDAPRAVPHYDRAAMDGFAVRATDVVDAGERAPVRLALAECDDEEGDNEGDEAGGPGQAVSVDTGEAMPAGADAVVMVERTELVDGEVLVFEAVAPGENVGAEGEDVEAGARLFDVGHRLAPADLGLLQVVGLDAVDVFRRPRVVLIPTGEELVSADPDPGEVVESNSLTVGRYVERWGGDTERFEPVTDDSEALRAALREASEERDADLILTLGGTSAGERDRVPGAVESIGSVEGHGVALQPGHPVGFGTAGETPVVMLPGYPVGCLVAATALVRPAVSRLANRPLADLPTTEATLSRKLASPVGTRTYARVALDDGVATPIRARGSGVLSSVTEADGWVVVPEETEGFPEGHTVAVENWRAEQ; encoded by the coding sequence ATGACGGCCGTCGGCGAGCGGACGGCGGTCGACGACGCGCGGGCGGCGCTCCTCGACCTGATCACGCCCGTCGAGGAGACCGAATCCCTCCCCGTCGCCGAAGCCGACGACCGGATCATCGCGACCGACATCGACGCCCCGCGAGCCGTCCCGCACTACGACCGCGCCGCGATGGACGGCTTCGCCGTGCGAGCGACGGACGTCGTCGACGCCGGCGAGCGCGCGCCCGTCAGGCTCGCACTCGCCGAGTGCGATGACGAGGAGGGCGACAACGAGGGCGACGAGGCCGGCGGCCCAGGGCAGGCGGTCTCTGTCGACACCGGTGAGGCGATGCCGGCCGGCGCCGACGCAGTCGTGATGGTCGAACGGACCGAGCTGGTCGACGGCGAAGTGCTCGTCTTCGAGGCGGTCGCGCCCGGCGAGAACGTGGGGGCCGAGGGCGAGGACGTCGAAGCCGGCGCGCGACTCTTCGACGTCGGCCATCGGCTCGCACCGGCCGACCTCGGACTCCTCCAGGTGGTCGGTCTCGACGCCGTCGACGTCTTTCGACGGCCCAGGGTCGTCCTCATCCCGACCGGCGAGGAACTCGTGAGCGCCGACCCCGACCCGGGTGAGGTCGTCGAGTCGAATAGCCTGACCGTCGGCCGGTACGTCGAGCGCTGGGGCGGCGACACCGAGCGATTCGAGCCCGTCACCGACGACAGCGAGGCGCTCCGGGCGGCCCTGCGCGAGGCGAGCGAGGAGCGCGACGCGGACCTGATCCTCACCCTCGGCGGCACCTCCGCAGGCGAGCGCGACCGGGTGCCCGGTGCGGTCGAGTCCATCGGCTCCGTCGAGGGCCACGGCGTCGCACTCCAGCCGGGCCACCCAGTCGGTTTCGGCACCGCCGGGGAGACGCCGGTCGTCATGCTGCCGGGCTACCCCGTCGGCTGTCTGGTCGCCGCGACGGCGCTGGTCCGGCCCGCCGTCAGTCGGCTGGCCAACCGTCCTCTCGCCGATCTGCCGACCACCGAGGCGACGCTCTCCCGCAAACTCGCCAGCCCCGTCGGCACCAGGACGTACGCCCGCGTCGCCCTCGACGACGGCGTGGCGACGCCGATTCGCGCCCGGGGGTCGGGCGTCCTCTCCAGTGTCACCGAGGCGGACGGCTGGGTCGTCGTCCCCGAGGAGACGGAGGGGTTCCCGGAGGGCCACACCGTCGCCGTCGAGAACTGGAGGGCCGAGCAATGA
- a CDS encoding molybdopterin biosynthesis protein gives MSDRTEFLTLADPDAVRETIAQFDLGGDTETVPLAEAQGLVLAERVDADLAVPGFDRASMDGYAVRATDTVGASEAAPTVLEIVDEVHAGEEPDADVDPMTAVEVSTGAVMPAGADAVVMVERTSRRESDVAIRTTVTPGDHVMPAGDDVAPGERALGPGTVVTNREIGLLAALGRETVAVRDRPRVAVVSTGDELVSLGDDLHPERGEIYDVNGQSIAAAVRDAGGEPAVYPTVGDDTAEMKRVLREAAADCDLVTTSGATSAGAVDVLSEVIADGGEQLHHGVAIKPGKPTLVARLDGAPFVGLPGYPVSALSVFRTLVAPAIREAAGRPPLERPERRAELSEDVHYDEGRHRLLPVGLVTDGAGGTLAYPVDKGSGATTTLTNADGIVEMAAETSLLEAGTAVTVALFGTDVRPPRLFGVGEADPALWDLLDGVPRTRFLAVGSAEGDRRLADGVPDVAVVTGDDEGAAGTPLGGWTREWGIVVAPDTAAAAGIDGLAALVDGDWRFVNQGRSGLRDAFDAALDDLAAERDATRGELVNAIDGAQRTAPGHEGPARRVAAGDADAGLALRATAEELDMGFVSLGHQSVEVRVNPDRVDKPGVADLRAALADAPATVGDVPGVSWDG, from the coding sequence ATGAGCGACCGCACCGAGTTCCTGACGCTGGCCGACCCCGACGCGGTCCGCGAGACTATCGCCCAATTCGACCTGGGCGGCGACACCGAGACCGTCCCGCTCGCCGAGGCGCAGGGGCTCGTCCTCGCCGAACGGGTCGACGCGGACCTGGCCGTACCGGGGTTCGACCGGGCGAGCATGGACGGCTACGCCGTCCGGGCGACCGACACCGTCGGCGCCAGCGAGGCCGCGCCGACGGTCCTCGAGATCGTCGACGAGGTCCACGCCGGCGAGGAACCGGACGCCGACGTCGACCCGATGACCGCCGTCGAGGTGTCGACCGGGGCCGTGATGCCGGCCGGCGCGGACGCGGTCGTGATGGTCGAGCGGACCAGCCGCCGGGAGTCGGACGTCGCGATCAGGACTACCGTCACCCCTGGCGATCACGTCATGCCGGCCGGCGACGACGTCGCGCCGGGCGAGCGGGCGCTCGGGCCTGGAACCGTCGTGACGAACCGGGAGATCGGCCTGCTGGCCGCGCTAGGTCGCGAGACCGTCGCGGTCCGGGACCGACCCCGCGTCGCCGTCGTCTCGACGGGCGACGAACTGGTTTCCCTCGGCGACGACCTCCACCCCGAACGCGGCGAGATATACGACGTCAACGGGCAGTCCATCGCCGCCGCGGTCCGCGACGCCGGCGGCGAACCGGCGGTGTACCCCACCGTTGGCGACGACACCGCCGAAATGAAACGGGTCCTGCGGGAGGCCGCCGCCGACTGCGACCTCGTGACGACCTCCGGCGCCACCAGCGCCGGCGCGGTGGACGTCCTCTCCGAGGTCATCGCGGACGGCGGCGAGCAACTGCACCACGGCGTCGCCATCAAGCCCGGCAAGCCGACGCTGGTCGCCCGCCTTGACGGGGCGCCGTTCGTCGGCCTCCCGGGCTACCCGGTGTCGGCGCTGTCGGTGTTCCGGACGCTCGTGGCGCCCGCCATCCGCGAGGCGGCCGGGCGCCCGCCGCTGGAGCGACCCGAGCGCCGGGCCGAACTCAGCGAGGACGTCCACTACGACGAGGGGCGCCACCGACTCCTCCCCGTCGGGCTGGTCACCGACGGCGCGGGCGGGACGCTCGCCTACCCGGTCGACAAGGGCAGCGGCGCGACGACGACGCTGACGAACGCCGACGGCATCGTGGAGATGGCCGCCGAGACGTCGCTGCTGGAGGCGGGTACGGCCGTCACCGTCGCCCTGTTCGGCACCGACGTCCGCCCGCCGCGCCTGTTCGGCGTCGGCGAGGCCGACCCGGCTCTCTGGGACCTGCTCGACGGCGTTCCCCGGACGCGCTTCCTCGCCGTCGGGTCGGCCGAGGGCGACCGCCGACTCGCCGATGGCGTCCCCGACGTCGCCGTCGTGACGGGGGACGACGAGGGCGCTGCCGGCACGCCACTCGGCGGCTGGACGCGCGAGTGGGGAATCGTCGTCGCACCCGACACGGCGGCGGCCGCGGGAATCGACGGCCTGGCCGCCCTCGTCGACGGCGACTGGCGGTTCGTCAACCAGGGCCGGTCCGGGCTGCGCGACGCGTTCGACGCGGCGCTCGACGACCTGGCCGCCGAACGGGACGCGACGCGCGGTGAACTCGTGAACGCCATCGACGGCGCGCAACGGACGGCGCCCGGCCACGAGGGTCCCGCACGCCGGGTCGCCGCGGGCGACGCGGACGCAGGCCTCGCACTCCGGGCGACGGCCGAGGAACTGGATATGGGGTTCGTCTCACTCGGTCACCAGTCCGTGGAAGTCCGGGTCAACCCGGACCGGGTCGACAAGCCCGGTGTGGCCGACCTCCGGGCGGCGCTGGCCGACGCGCCGGCGACGGTCGGGGACGTTCCCGGCGTCTCCTGGGACGGGTAG
- a CDS encoding (Fe-S)-binding protein, whose amino-acid sequence MTLPLQAATRPTFWQISPLGKAIFYYLSAVAILVFLVGVYGRFSRYARASEDPFPRLDDLPARVVTAAGIVLSNQKQFDRDWVAGLWHSFVFWGFLTLLTGTTILGIDMDLYRPLTGDSFFVGDFYLSYSFVMDLMGLLFVVGLGIAIWRRYGVHMDRLWGRHTDSSDHLLVWSLFLLGVGGYLTEGVRILGTSATRDVSFETVSFVGWTVARAFEGAGVTPELATAAYPAVWWSHSLLALWFVAWVPYAKPFHMLSSFANVLTRDEKAGVRLPGVPADAAPEEIGPNEIDDFSWKQLLDQDACTKCGRCSDACPAKDVGRPLDPRDVILDLKRYREERDAGEAGEMPIIADGGTSVVDSETMESCLACMACMDSCPVEIEHLTSFTEMNRRLTESGQMDEHAQDAMMNVFQHGNSFGDPERKRPDWTDELDFDVPDAREEAVKFLWYVGDYPSYDGRNQEIAKALARVFEAADVSYGILYEDEQNAGNDVRRVGEEGLYEMLVEDNAAAIQDCEFDRIVTTDPHAYNTFMNEYPEFEACEWGEDDVFHYTQVVADLVETGALDVPTTLDYTVTFHDPCHLGRYNGEFEAPRELVDATGCERVEMPRNRKDSFCCGGGGGGLWIEVEEERKPSEERLREAVEDTKAGSGVEKFVVACPMCTTMFEDGRKTGGFEDELEIVGVTELLAEALNDGEVAASA is encoded by the coding sequence ATGACATTGCCGCTCCAGGCGGCCACGCGGCCCACCTTCTGGCAGATCAGCCCGCTCGGGAAAGCGATCTTCTACTACCTCTCGGCGGTGGCGATCCTCGTCTTCCTCGTCGGCGTCTACGGGCGATTCTCCCGGTACGCACGCGCGAGCGAGGACCCGTTCCCGCGACTCGACGACCTCCCTGCCCGGGTGGTCACGGCCGCCGGCATCGTCTTGTCGAACCAGAAGCAGTTCGACCGCGACTGGGTCGCTGGCCTGTGGCACTCCTTCGTCTTCTGGGGCTTTCTGACGCTGCTCACCGGGACCACTATCCTGGGGATCGACATGGACCTCTACCGGCCGCTGACCGGCGACTCGTTCTTCGTCGGCGACTTCTACCTCTCCTATTCATTCGTGATGGACCTGATGGGGCTGTTGTTCGTGGTGGGACTGGGAATCGCCATCTGGCGGCGCTACGGCGTCCACATGGACCGGCTCTGGGGTCGCCACACCGACAGTTCCGATCACCTGCTGGTCTGGTCGCTCTTCCTCCTGGGCGTCGGCGGCTACCTCACCGAGGGCGTCCGGATCCTCGGGACGTCGGCGACGCGGGACGTCAGCTTCGAGACGGTGAGCTTCGTCGGCTGGACCGTCGCCCGCGCGTTCGAGGGAGCGGGCGTCACGCCGGAACTCGCGACGGCGGCGTACCCCGCCGTCTGGTGGAGCCACTCGCTGCTGGCGCTGTGGTTCGTCGCCTGGGTCCCCTACGCCAAGCCGTTCCACATGCTCTCGTCGTTCGCCAACGTCCTCACCCGTGACGAGAAGGCCGGGGTGAGACTACCGGGCGTGCCCGCCGACGCCGCCCCGGAGGAGATCGGCCCCAACGAGATAGACGACTTCTCGTGGAAACAGCTGCTCGACCAGGACGCCTGCACCAAGTGCGGCCGGTGCTCGGACGCCTGCCCCGCGAAGGACGTCGGCCGGCCGCTTGACCCACGGGACGTCATCCTCGACCTGAAGCGCTACCGCGAGGAGCGCGACGCCGGGGAGGCGGGAGAGATGCCCATCATCGCCGACGGTGGCACCTCCGTCGTCGACAGCGAGACGATGGAGTCCTGCCTGGCCTGCATGGCCTGCATGGACAGCTGTCCCGTCGAGATCGAACACCTCACCAGCTTCACGGAGATGAACCGCCGCCTGACGGAGTCGGGCCAGATGGACGAACACGCCCAGGACGCCATGATGAACGTCTTCCAGCACGGGAATAGCTTCGGCGACCCCGAGCGCAAACGTCCGGACTGGACCGACGAACTGGACTTCGACGTCCCCGACGCCCGCGAGGAGGCCGTCAAATTCCTCTGGTACGTCGGCGACTACCCCAGCTACGACGGCCGGAACCAGGAGATAGCGAAAGCGCTCGCCCGCGTCTTCGAGGCTGCAGACGTCTCCTACGGCATCCTCTACGAGGACGAACAGAACGCCGGCAACGACGTCCGCCGCGTCGGCGAGGAGGGCCTCTACGAGATGCTCGTCGAGGACAACGCCGCCGCCATCCAGGACTGCGAGTTCGACCGCATCGTCACCACCGACCCCCACGCCTACAACACGTTCATGAACGAGTACCCCGAGTTCGAGGCCTGCGAGTGGGGCGAGGACGACGTCTTCCACTACACCCAGGTCGTGGCGGACCTGGTGGAGACCGGTGCGCTCGACGTGCCGACGACTCTGGACTACACCGTCACCTTCCACGACCCCTGCCACCTGGGCCGCTACAACGGCGAGTTCGAGGCGCCCCGGGAGCTCGTGGACGCGACGGGGTGTGAGCGGGTGGAGATGCCCCGCAACCGGAAAGATTCGTTCTGTTGCGGGGGTGGCGGCGGCGGTCTCTGGATCGAAGTCGAGGAGGAGCGCAAGCCGAGTGAAGAGCGGTTGCGGGAGGCGGTGGAGGATACGAAGGCCGGAAGCGGGGTCGAGAAGTTCGTCGTCGCCTGCCCGATGTGTACCACGATGTTCGAGGACGGCCGCAAGACCGGCGGCTTCGAGGACGAACTGGAGATCGTGGGCGTGACCGAGTTGCTCGCAGAAGCCCTGAACGATGGTGAAGTCGCCGCGTCTGCGTGA
- a CDS encoding conditioned medium-induced protein 4 → MDEKTEELRDIFVDVAGEETVTESQEESPGSLTTDEDGVDDRIAAVIERMRDRYDFDSGLDDERLAAVVRGFYDGDDDATIADDLDVAPEDVFDARLDLHLFRDADTDAPFDLAPLRKRAGDDVATLADDLDVAPEAVRHYRRVVTAQNEARQVSQRFQAEFEEALADAGLTAMTDAMPENGLDDTTEDIGSLEEDADVSF, encoded by the coding sequence ATGGACGAGAAGACCGAGGAACTGCGCGACATCTTCGTCGACGTCGCCGGCGAGGAGACCGTCACGGAGTCCCAGGAGGAGTCGCCTGGTTCGCTCACCACCGACGAGGACGGGGTGGACGACCGCATCGCCGCAGTTATCGAACGCATGCGCGACCGGTACGACTTCGACTCCGGGCTCGACGACGAGCGACTCGCCGCCGTCGTTCGCGGGTTCTACGACGGCGACGACGACGCCACTATCGCCGACGACCTGGACGTCGCACCGGAGGACGTCTTCGACGCCAGGCTTGATCTCCACCTCTTCCGCGACGCTGACACCGACGCGCCGTTCGACCTCGCACCGCTCCGCAAGCGGGCCGGAGACGACGTCGCGACGCTGGCCGACGACCTCGACGTCGCGCCCGAGGCGGTCCGTCACTACCGCCGGGTCGTCACCGCCCAGAACGAGGCCCGGCAGGTCAGCCAGCGCTTCCAGGCCGAGTTCGAGGAGGCCCTCGCCGACGCCGGCCTCACGGCGATGACCGACGCGATGCCCGAGAACGGCCTCGACGACACGACCGAGGACATCGGCTCGCTCGAAGAGGACGCGGACGTCAGCTTTTAG
- a CDS encoding CRISPR-associated protein Cas4 yields the protein MHAFRDLETAAYCARKLYHRRRDADVEIPDVSDVRSLAFQYEHLLAVDAALLAAPIEVSPGAFRDRLRTASDDLDSWDELADPPLKNAFLEGKDCRGVAHKVLEDPLAPSLVFAGRPPEDGVWEPQSVRLVAAAKALSWERERQVDRAYAEYPAYGVVREIELTTRRTGDYRRALRTAESIDGPPPRTSNGAKCEPCEYRESCGTRTRSLKSILKP from the coding sequence ATGCACGCCTTCCGCGACCTGGAGACCGCCGCGTACTGCGCCCGGAAGCTGTACCACCGCCGCCGCGACGCCGACGTCGAGATACCCGACGTCAGCGACGTCCGGTCACTGGCCTTCCAGTACGAGCACCTGCTGGCCGTCGACGCGGCGCTGCTCGCCGCACCCATCGAGGTCTCGCCCGGCGCGTTCCGCGACCGACTCCGAACGGCGAGCGACGACCTCGATTCGTGGGACGAACTCGCCGACCCGCCGCTGAAGAACGCGTTCCTCGAAGGGAAGGACTGTCGCGGCGTCGCCCACAAGGTGCTGGAAGACCCGCTCGCCCCGTCGCTGGTCTTCGCCGGTCGCCCGCCCGAAGACGGCGTCTGGGAGCCCCAGTCCGTCCGACTCGTCGCCGCCGCCAAGGCGCTCTCCTGGGAACGCGAACGGCAGGTCGACCGCGCCTACGCCGAGTACCCGGCCTACGGCGTCGTTCGCGAGATCGAACTGACGACGCGTCGCACGGGCGACTACCGCCGCGCGCTCCGGACCGCCGAGTCCATCGACGGCCCGCCGCCGCGGACGTCGAACGGCGCCAAGTGCGAACCCTGCGAGTACCGGGAGTCCTGTGGCACGCGAACGCGGTCGCTCAAGAGCATCCTGAAACCGTGA
- a CDS encoding L-threonylcarbamoyladenylate synthase produces MTEIERAARAVEDGDLVVYPTETVYGLGADALDPDAVERVFAAKGRDPDDPLSLGVPDVDTALEYTNPTEREERFMRAFLPGPVTVVVERGDQVPDELTGGRDRVGIRVPEHELARDLLAAAGPLTATSANVSGEGSVRRVADLDDEIREAAAVVLDGGETLGAESTVVDVGEEEILRDGGMVTAVQMWLRSN; encoded by the coding sequence ATGACCGAGATCGAACGCGCCGCACGAGCCGTCGAGGACGGCGACCTCGTCGTCTACCCGACGGAGACGGTGTACGGGCTGGGAGCGGACGCACTGGATCCCGACGCTGTCGAGCGGGTGTTCGCGGCGAAGGGCCGGGACCCCGACGACCCGCTCTCACTCGGCGTCCCGGACGTCGACACCGCCCTCGAGTACACCAACCCCACCGAGCGCGAGGAGCGCTTCATGCGGGCGTTCCTCCCCGGCCCCGTCACCGTCGTCGTCGAGCGGGGCGACCAGGTGCCCGACGAACTGACGGGCGGGCGCGACCGCGTCGGGATCCGGGTACCCGAGCACGAACTGGCCCGTGACCTCCTCGCCGCGGCCGGCCCACTCACCGCGACGAGCGCGAACGTCAGCGGCGAGGGGAGCGTCCGCCGGGTCGCGGACCTCGACGACGAGATTCGCGAGGCGGCGGCGGTCGTCCTCGACGGCGGCGAGACGCTCGGGGCAGAGTCCACGGTCGTCGACGTCGGTGAGGAGGAGATACTGCGGGACGGTGGGATGGTGACGGCCGTCCAGATGTGGCTCCGGAGTAACTAG
- a CDS encoding PaaI family thioesterase, which translates to MSLEAVFNEIPFVESLGIEVTEAANGHAEGRLPLREEHTTNPHGGVAHGGVTYSLADTVGGAAVVSLTGDVAPTVDMRIDYLAPATADLTATADVVRNGGSVAVVNVEVHDADDHHVATARGVYKTGGQNGESPWTEDADSEADVADGDGGGGADDGMDDDR; encoded by the coding sequence ATGAGTCTCGAAGCCGTCTTCAACGAGATCCCGTTCGTCGAGTCGCTGGGCATCGAGGTGACCGAGGCCGCCAATGGCCACGCCGAGGGGCGACTCCCGCTCCGGGAGGAACACACCACTAATCCGCACGGCGGCGTCGCCCACGGCGGCGTCACCTACTCGCTGGCCGACACCGTCGGCGGCGCGGCCGTCGTCTCGCTCACCGGTGACGTCGCGCCGACCGTGGACATGCGCATCGACTACCTCGCGCCGGCGACGGCCGACCTGACCGCGACGGCCGACGTCGTCCGCAACGGCGGGAGCGTGGCCGTCGTGAACGTCGAGGTGCACGATGCGGACGACCACCACGTCGCCACGGCTCGCGGCGTGTACAAGACCGGCGGACAGAACGGGGAGTCACCGTGGACCGAGGACGCTGACAGCGAGGCCGACGTCGCCGACGGTGACGGCGGCGGCGGTGCGGACGACGGGATGGACGACGACCGCTAG
- a CDS encoding cation:proton antiporter domain-containing protein encodes MAESTLLLLVAGIIAIGVVAQILADRLQVPAIIFYIVVGLVIGEPGLDLVTQETFGEALPTIVGFAVAIIVFEGAFHLKIERIREAPAAAIRLVTIGAVIALVGTAAAVKFVLDVPWDLSLVIGSLLVATGPTVVTPILRVVPVRNRVAAALETEGIVNDVSAAIMAVVFFNRVNPAASIESLEQAFVTRLGVGLLFGVIVAGLVYYLLRYVDLSPGDAPRNARLLVLAGALVAFAAANYEATEAGVAAAATAGFLLGNADIPYEHDIESFKGDVTLLVLSFVFIALASLVSIRTLEVVGFEGLLVVGLIALVVRPALVLLSTAGDRFSTGERLFMSFVGPRGIIPASVATLFAVELRAEGLETQADVLLGTVFLAILLTAVFQGGLARKIAEYLEVIPMRVIIVGGGKVGRSLAERLEDRGENVVIVEERDRVVERARNEGYTVHQGDGTDTEVLRSSGAENAKTVVAATGDDDANLLVAQLAKSKFDVERVIARANNPDNVDAFEDLGVRTISSSMATAWAIDNQIERPAIAHWMTDVGRVGDVQEVEVTNDDIVGKPVSEVGPMLPDACLIALITRDGETDVPTADFVVERGDMLTLLGRNDSVREGMAFVNSDAS; translated from the coding sequence ATGGCCGAGTCGACGCTGTTGTTGCTCGTGGCCGGGATCATCGCCATCGGGGTCGTCGCCCAGATACTGGCAGACCGGCTTCAGGTGCCCGCGATCATCTTCTACATCGTCGTGGGGCTGGTCATCGGTGAACCCGGCCTCGACCTGGTCACCCAGGAGACGTTCGGCGAGGCGCTGCCGACCATCGTCGGGTTCGCCGTCGCGATCATCGTCTTCGAGGGCGCGTTTCACCTGAAGATAGAGCGGATACGCGAGGCCCCCGCGGCGGCCATCCGGCTGGTGACGATAGGTGCCGTCATCGCGCTCGTCGGGACGGCCGCTGCCGTCAAGTTCGTCCTGGACGTTCCCTGGGACCTGTCGCTGGTCATCGGGTCGCTGCTGGTCGCGACCGGTCCCACCGTCGTCACGCCGATCCTGCGGGTCGTCCCGGTCCGGAACCGGGTCGCGGCGGCCCTGGAGACGGAGGGGATCGTCAACGACGTGTCCGCGGCGATCATGGCCGTCGTCTTCTTCAACCGCGTCAACCCGGCGGCCTCCATCGAGAGCCTGGAGCAGGCGTTCGTGACGCGCCTGGGCGTCGGCCTCCTGTTCGGCGTCATCGTCGCCGGCCTCGTCTACTACCTGCTGCGGTACGTCGACCTCTCGCCGGGTGACGCCCCGCGCAACGCCCGGTTGCTCGTCCTCGCTGGCGCACTGGTCGCCTTCGCGGCCGCCAACTACGAGGCGACGGAGGCCGGCGTCGCCGCGGCCGCGACGGCCGGGTTCCTGCTCGGCAACGCCGACATCCCCTACGAACACGACATAGAGAGTTTCAAGGGCGACGTGACGTTGCTCGTGCTCTCGTTCGTCTTCATCGCGCTCGCGTCGCTCGTCAGCATCCGCACCCTGGAGGTGGTCGGGTTCGAGGGGTTGCTGGTCGTCGGCCTCATCGCGCTGGTCGTCCGCCCGGCGCTCGTGTTGCTCTCGACGGCCGGCGACCGGTTCTCGACGGGCGAGCGCCTCTTCATGTCGTTCGTCGGCCCGCGGGGGATCATCCCCGCCTCCGTCGCGACGCTGTTCGCCGTCGAACTCAGGGCGGAGGGCCTGGAGACGCAGGCCGACGTCCTGCTGGGGACCGTCTTCCTGGCGATCTTGCTGACCGCCGTCTTCCAGGGCGGCCTCGCGCGGAAGATCGCCGAATACCTCGAAGTGATACCAATGAGAGTCATCATCGTCGGAGGCGGCAAGGTGGGCCGATCGCTCGCCGAACGCCTCGAAGACCGCGGCGAGAACGTGGTCATCGTCGAAGAGCGGGACCGAGTGGTAGAGAGAGCCCGGAACGAGGGGTACACGGTGCACCAGGGCGACGGCACCGACACCGAGGTGCTCCGGTCGTCGGGCGCCGAGAACGCCAAGACCGTCGTCGCCGCCACCGGGGACGACGACGCCAACCTGCTGGTCGCCCAGCTTGCCAAGTCGAAGTTCGACGTCGAGCGGGTCATCGCGCGGGCGAACAACCCCGACAACGTCGACGCCTTCGAGGACCTCGGGGTCCGGACTATCTCCTCGTCCATGGCGACGGCCTGGGCTATCGACAACCAGATCGAACGGCCCGCCATCGCCCACTGGATGACCGACGTCGGCCGCGTCGGCGACGTCCAGGAGGTCGAGGTGACCAACGACGACATCGTCGGCAAGCCCGTCAGCGAGGTCGGCCCGATGCTTCCGGACGCCTGCCTCATCGCACTCATCACCCGCGACGGGGAGACCGACGTCCCGACCGCCGACTTCGTCGTCGAGCGCGGGGACATGCTGACGCTGCTTGGCCGGAACGACTCGGTCCGCGAGGGGATGGCGTTCGTCAACAGCGACGCCAGCTAG
- a CDS encoding MBL fold metallo-hydrolase, producing the protein MAIGDVTHASEVHEDLWYVDTGMYGVEEYGSVYVIDAERPAVVDTGLGTNYERVLDAVEAAGIDPEDVEVIAATHVHLDHAGGAGFLVEEFEDAAVYVHESGARHLVDPERLWEGTKAAVGDQIQYYVEPEPVPEDWIVEIEDGDRIELGDHALAVHHAPGHAPHQVVFHDPEIDGVFTADAAGIYSPSTDEVHVTSPPSNFDLERALDDVETLEAIDPEWLLYGHFGPARTAGRLDTYAEILSAWVADVESARDELGDDDAVIERFRETVDTPDIWGEEKSAAEVGMNVRGVLTYLDRRES; encoded by the coding sequence ATGGCAATCGGGGACGTCACGCACGCGAGCGAGGTGCACGAGGACCTGTGGTACGTCGACACCGGGATGTACGGCGTCGAGGAGTACGGCTCGGTGTACGTGATCGACGCCGAGCGTCCCGCCGTGGTCGACACGGGCCTGGGGACGAACTACGAGCGCGTGCTCGACGCCGTCGAGGCGGCGGGGATCGACCCGGAGGACGTCGAGGTCATCGCGGCGACCCACGTTCACCTCGACCACGCGGGCGGGGCGGGGTTCCTGGTCGAGGAGTTCGAGGACGCGGCGGTGTACGTCCACGAGAGCGGTGCGCGCCACCTCGTCGACCCCGAGCGGCTCTGGGAGGGGACGAAGGCGGCGGTCGGCGACCAGATCCAGTACTACGTCGAACCCGAGCCCGTGCCGGAGGACTGGATCGTCGAGATCGAGGACGGCGACCGGATCGAACTGGGCGACCACGCGCTGGCGGTCCACCACGCGCCGGGGCACGCGCCCCACCAGGTCGTCTTTCACGACCCCGAAATCGACGGGGTGTTCACGGCCGATGCGGCGGGCATCTACAGCCCGTCGACCGACGAGGTCCACGTCACGAGCCCGCCGTCGAACTTCGACCTGGAACGGGCGCTGGACGACGTCGAGACGCTCGAAGCGATCGACCCCGAATGGCTGCTGTACGGCCACTTCGGACCGGCACGGACGGCCGGTCGCCTCGACACCTACGCCGAGATTCTGTCCGCGTGGGTGGCCGACGTCGAGTCGGCCCGCGACGAACTGGGTGACGACGACGCCGTCATCGAGCGGTTCAGGGAGACGGTCGACACGCCCGACATCTGGGGCGAGGAGAAGTCGGCCGCCGAGGTGGGGATGAACGTCCGCGGCGTGTTGACGTATCTGGACCGCAGGGAGTCCTGA